One genomic window of Aerosakkonema funiforme FACHB-1375 includes the following:
- a CDS encoding S-layer protein, which produces MQLKMFAFATILAPLCLANLAQAQNSQPLDSDRQTAQARPTAEQVLNACVQNRADTLPIPFTDVSPNDWAFKAVMNLYYCGAIGPNTPPEVIEKLRNNTQQRSVLPSRDMTF; this is translated from the coding sequence ATGCAATTAAAAATGTTCGCATTTGCCACAATATTGGCTCCCCTTTGCTTAGCAAATCTTGCACAAGCGCAAAACTCCCAACCGCTCGACTCCGACAGACAGACAGCCCAAGCGCGGCCAACAGCAGAACAAGTTCTCAACGCTTGCGTACAAAATCGCGCCGATACTCTGCCAATTCCCTTCACTGACGTATCGCCCAACGATTGGGCTTTTAAAGCAGTAATGAACCTGTATTACTGCGGTGCGATCGGCCCAAATACCCCTCCCGAAGTTATTGAAAAATTGAGGAATAATACGCAACAGCGATCGGTCTTACCCTCAAGGGATATGACATTTTAA